tacacccaaacacacagtcacagagagacacacacagtcacagagagacacacacacatacacccaaacacacagtcacagagacacacacacacatacacccaaacacacagtcacagagagacacacacacatacacccaaacacacagtcacagagagacacacacagtcacagagagacacatacacatacacccaaacacacagtcacagagagacacacacagtcacagagagacacatacacatacacccaaacacacagttacagagagacacacacagtcacagagagacacacaacaaaacaTTATCTTTCCAGTCCGGCGGGGAGGAACAGGACTGTAGTGAAGACCAAAGCCCCTCTCACCAGCCTGGGCCACCGGTGGACCCAGAATGCACTGCAGCTGACCCAGAATGCACTGCAGCTAACCCAGAATGCACTGCAGCTGACCCAGAATGCACTGCAGCTGACCCAGAATGCACTGCAGCTGACCCAGAATGCACTGCAGCTGGCTCCGCCCTTTATGACACCATCTATCAGGCTCTAGATCCTCAGGCACTGGACTCCAGCCTCCAGCTCTGAGCACAAagtacagatgtgtgtgcagTGCCGGTCTTTGCTATAGGctacataggcagccgcctatgcctaccagcagagggcgccaaccgctTCACATCATATGTCGGTGTTGTGGTTGGTGCCCTCTGCAGGCATTAAAAAGTGAGTGCACTACAGCCGGAGCATTAACAAGCACACAcccattgggggggggggggggcaccaggggtaaaccttgcctggggggggggggggggcaccaggggtaaaccttgcctggggggggggggggggggcaccaggggtaaaccttgcctggggggggggggggggcaccaggggtaaaccttgcctgggggggggggggggggcaccaggggtaaaccttgcctggggggggggggggggggcaccaggggtaaaccttgcctgggggggggggggggcaccaggggtaaaccttgcctggggggggggcaccaggggtaaaccttgcctggggggggggggggggggcaccaggggtaaaccttgcctggggggggggggggcaccaggggtaaaccttgcctggggggggggggcaccaggggtaaaccttgcctgggggggggggggggggcaccaggggtaaaccttgcctgggggggggggggggggcaccaggggtaaaccttgcctgggggggggggggggggggcaccaggggtaaaccttgcctggggggggggggggggggcaccaggggtaaaccttgcctggggggggggggggggcaccaggggtaaaccttgcctgggggggggggggcaccaggggtaaaccttgcctggggggggggggggggcaccaggggtaaaccttgcctggggggggggggggggcaccaggggtaaaccttgcctgggggggggggggggggcaccaggggtaaaccttgcctggggggggggggggggcaccaggggtaaaccttgcctggggggggggggggggggcaccaggggtaaaccttgcctggggggggggggggcaccaggggtaaaccttgcctggggggggggggggggcaccaggggtaaaccttgcctgggggggggggggggggcaccaggggtaaaccttgcctggggggggggggggggcaccaggggtaaaccttgcctgggggggggggggggcaccaggggtaaaccttgcctgggggggggggggggggcaccaggggtaaaccttgcctggggggggggggggggggcaccaggggtaaaccttgcctggggggggggggggggcaccaaaTATGCTGGGACcggcactgtgtgtgttggtctctgtgacttcttgtgtgtgtgtgtctctgtgattGTCTGCATatgtctgtgatgtgtgtgtgtgaatatgcagtgtatgtgtgtgtctctgttactgtgtttgtgtgtgtgtcaatgtaggagtgtgtgacaatgtgtctgtgtgtgagagtgtgtgtgtgtgtgtgtgtgtgaggaagataAAGCGAAGAGAGAAAAACACTCTTTTTATGAAACCTTCTCTGTGGCAAAATTCAATAAAACACAAAAGCTTTCAAAATGTCCTCTTCTGTGTTCAATATATCGGTCACTTCAGGATCCGTGACTTCTGGTGGGATTGTTTCTTCAACACGATcagtacatcatcatcatcatcttcatcacaggaagacagaaggcagaggaggaggacagtggtTGTAGGAGGAGCCTTAACTGGATCATAACcacatggagagagatagacagagatggagaggtaaagagagagaccactgcacctttttctttcctttccaaatAATTAGATAAGGAaagttttgagtgaggaactgAAGGATTACATTTGCAGTGACCTCTTCAATCGACCCTTCTATTACTCACTCCAAAAAGAAtccagaatatatatatatacagatagagagagagagagagagagagagagagagagagagagagagagagagagagagagagagagagagagggagggagagagagggagagaaatagagagaatgggggagattgaggagagatatagagggggcgagggagggagatcaAATGCTTGGTAGACTGTTGATCAgacatgtgcttgtgtgtcagtAGTAAAGAGAGTTGACCCTGCAGTTGTCACAcgtatctaaccacacacagacagctttgTCCCTGGTGGTGCACATTTACGGAAGTTGCTATCTAGCATCTCTGCTGTACACTTTactgacatcatcatcatcatcatcagactgactgacagaaaACACGGCCAATGAGGAGAaagatttcagttgttgtaggAGGGTCCTGagctgtgatggagggaggaagagtgagagggagggaggagggtggaaggTGTATTAAAGAGAGAGCACTGAGGAACCAGAACTTGAGTACTGATCATTTATAGAACATGAACTCAGAACACCAGCTGGACAGACTGCTTGTTGTTGAGAGGGTTTAGCTGACAGTAACTATAGCAACTACTGACTAGTGGGTTGGAGTAACTAACTAGTCAGGATGAAAACCCTCCTGGTTGTGTCCTGCTGTCTGCTCTCTGGtgagtcctgtctgtctgtctgcctgtctatctctgtctgcgtgcttgtctgtctgtctgtctgtctgtcttgtcttgATGCAGGTTTTCTGTACTGAGTGTTTGAgatgacagctgtgtgtgtgtgtgtgtgtgtgtgtgtgtgtgtgtgtgtgattgacagctgtgtgtgtggaggtgtcagCAGTGATCCAGGTGtctagggaggaaggaggagaggttgtGATCAGGTGCACTATGGACAATGCACGGCTGTCCATCACGGATAATGATAAGTACTTCTGTAAGGGTGAATGTTTCTACAACAGTGACATTCTAGTGCAAACTGAGGGGGATGATCACTATGTACAGAAAGGAAGATATGAGATCGATGACCGTAGAGATGGTACCTTCACTGTGACCATCTCTCGACTGCAGAACTCAGACTCAGGGAGGTACCAGTGTGGAGTGAGTAGAACCGGACCAGATGTAATCCAGGAGGTGAATCTGACAGTGAGGAAGGGTGAGTTCACCTCCACTTCCTCACTCATGTACACCTCAGTGTTGAGACATTGAATGTGTCGTTATTTCAGCCCTGCTCACTTCCTGTAACAGAGAAAGTCAGACAACGTCTATATATTGTTCTCTGATACGTTTCTGAAATGAAAGTTATCAGCACTCTAAAATTATATTTTCAATGTTAATGTTGTTGGGACTGTGTCCAGAGTGAATGTAGCCAAATATGTATTGCATTGATTGGGAAACACAAAAGAAAGAATTAAGAAAATGTCACTTTTTGACCACTACCACCCTTCTCTCCATCACACAGCTACACCTAGACCCTCCACTGTGAAGCCCAGACCTGTGACACCGTCATCTAACCTTCCTACAACATCTCCTGAACTCTCTGCAACGTCTCTGACCACTAAGGACCTGACAGGTGATGACATTTGCTGTTCTGGTGCAGCCTCACTCCTACCCCACATCCACCCCTCTCCTACTTGACTGCTGtctcacccctgtgtgtgtgtgtgtcttgtgtgcatccggtgtgtgtgcgtgtgcatgcatgtgtgtgtgtgtctggtgtgtgtgtgtgtcctggtggtccagtgctcctgtctgtgtgtgtgtcagggctgcTCCTGTTGGGAATGATCCTGCTGTTTAACTACCTCTGGAGGAGACACAATATATCACccggtatgtatgtg
This DNA window, taken from Osmerus eperlanus unplaced genomic scaffold, fOsmEpe2.1 SCAFFOLD_768, whole genome shotgun sequence, encodes the following:
- the LOC134015558 gene encoding CMRF35-like molecule 5, encoding MDNARLSITDNDKYFCKGECFYNSDILVQTEGDDHYVQKGRYEIDDRRDGTFTVTISRLQNSDSGRYQCGVSRTGPDVIQEVNLTVRKATPRPSTVKPRPVTPSSNLPTTSPELSATSLTTKDLTVLLSVCVSGLLLLGMILLFNYLWRRHNISPDPYLTMTPTPDPIYQHLNPVTMDTDPIYQHLNPVKMDTDPTYQHLNPVSMDTDPIYQHLNPVTMDTDPTYQHLNPITKDT